From the genome of Blautia hydrogenotrophica DSM 10507:
CCTGCAATCAAAATGGAATCGATGCGTATTTTCCAATTCTGCGTTCGATTGTGACTTTAGAGGAAGCCATGGACACAAAGCAGGCTTATAGAAATCTGGCAGATACAGCAGAGCAGGTATTTAGACTTTTCACTCTGTGATGTGACAGTATCAGTTCAGTCATACGGTGTACGGGAAGTATGAAACGTACTTATATGTTTTTGCGAATGGACATCTACATGAGTTGAACTATTACATGTGACATAACAAAAAAGGTCAAGGGTACTTGACAAAGATGGAGATTGTGGTATGATAGTCCCAAATTTTAAGGACGGGGATGCCATGAATTGGGAAACAGAAATGTTGATCAGCGGGAATGCGTACAAGAGAGTGTATGAGAAGCGTCTGGAAGGCCTTAAATCGAAATATGGCTTGAAAAGAATTGATCTGGATATTTTGTATTTTCTTTGCCGGTACAGACAGAGGAATACTTCAAAGGAGATTACGGAGCAGAATCAGTACACGAAAGGGCATGTATCGCAGTCTATTGAGCGGTTAGTCAAAAAAGGGCTGGTGCGGACTATGCCTGATGAGGCTGACCGGCGATGTCTGAGGATTATTCCAGAGGAAAGCGCGGAGGCAGTTTACGCCAAAATGCACCAAGTGAGAGAGCAGATGTTTGGGGATATTTTTCGGGGGATTTCCCAGAAAGATATAGGAGCCTTTGAGAGAGTCTCTCAGAAAGTTTATGAAAATATGCACGAGGAAGTTTAAACTTCCTCGTGCATTTTTTGCGCGATAAGCCCGGCAAACGGTGCTGCGTGCCAGTGACACGTGTTTAGCACGGACAGGGCGATGGACAAGACAACGTTGTGTTGATTTTTATCTGAAAAAAGTATACAATAGTATTAAAGTGGAGTAAGTCAATGATCAAGACAGTGTTAGGAGGTTAGAGAGGCGAATATAGATGATGTAGCAGAATGACAAAAAAGGATGATGGAGGATTAATATGGAAAATTGTACTATATATTATGATGATATGAATAGACATTGTCGACAGTATGCGGAAAGTTTGAGCAGTCATCCAAATGTGGTCTGCAAAAAAATGTCGGATTATAAAGAGACCTCGCATATCTATGAAGCTAACAGAGCTGTAGGGTTTATTTATCACAGCGGATATGGACAGATTTCCTATGAATTGAATCATATCATATGGAGAATCGTACTTCCAAAAGATAGTTATATTTTTCTGTTGGTAGCTGATGGCGGAAGAGAGATGGATGCGATCAGACTTGTGGCTAAAGAATTGGAGCATCGGGGACACCAGGTTACAAATATTTACTCGGAGTATTTCTTTGACAGGTACCATGTGGTAGACAGGGCTCAGAAGATTTTGACAGACATGGAGAAAGGAGAATCAATCTGGCAGAAAGAACAGGAACGCTTGAAGAAGATGGACAGAAAAGAACTCCGCCATCATCTGAAAGAAAATATGAAGAATTATCGTTCCTATAAAAAACGAAAAAAGAACAGGAAATAGTCTAAGACAGGGAGCGTTCTTTGAGAACGCTCCTTTCTGAACTTGTGTAATAGGAAAGACCTTGTCACGCTAATGCGTGAAAGTCCTTTCCTATTACACAAACGCTCCGCTAAGGATGCGCACGCCGCAATAAGGTAGTGAACCGCAAGGCGGTATTGCGACGACGCGCAAAGTGGGGCAGAGCCCTTCAAGATTGAGGGGATGGGGGAAGTTGAAGTGGGCTTGCCCACTTTGTTTTGTAATAGGAAAGATCTTGTCACGCTAATGCGTGAAAGTCCTTTCCTATTACACAAACGCTCCGCTAGGGATGCGCACGCCGCAATAAGGTAGTGAACCGCAAGGCGGTATTGCGACGACGCGCAAAGTGGGGCAGAGCCCTTCAAGATTGAGGGGATGGGGGAAGTTGAAGTGGGCTTGCCCACTTTGTTTTGATTCTGTGAGACGGGGATGAAAGAAGGACATGAAAAGTTGGTCCGTAACAGAGGAGTATTATGAAAAGAGTTGGTATTATATCGGACACACATGACGTGTTGCGCTGTGAGGTAAAAGAGATTTTAAAGGGTTGTGATGCTGTGATTCATGGTGGAGATATCACGACGGAGGAGGTACTGGAAGAAATACGTCGTCTGGGTAATGTGTATGTGGTGCGCGGCAACAATGATTGGCGGTTCCGCGAAAAATTGCAGAAATCTCTGCGGTTTGAGATTGAGGGGGTACGTTTTTTTCTAACTCATGACAAAAGGGACGTATCGCGGAGACTGGAAGATGTGGATGTTGTGATTTTTGGACACAGCCATAAATATTATCAGGAGACCATAGACGGGCGACTCTGGCTGAATCCAGGAGCCTGCGGGAGACCGAGGTTTGGCTTGGGTTTGACGATGGCAGTGATGGAAATTGAGGAAGGACAGTTCCAGGTGGAGAAGATTTCCCTGGACAGTGTGAAAAAGAGACTTTTTGAAGACCCGAGGAAGGGGATACTGCGATAAATGGGAGATAGACAATGAAACTTATTTTGCACTATATGAAACGTTATAAACGGTTACTGTTTTTGAATATTGTCGCGGTGTTTGGCTTTGCGCTGGTAGAGCTGGGCATTCCGACGATCATATCCGATATGATTGACCAAGGGGTTATGAGACAAGATGAGACCTATCTGATGCAGATGGGGTTAAAGATTGCGGTAATTTCCGTGATAGGAGTCTGTGGCACGATACTGCTGGGGTATTGCTGCGCGAAGATTTCTACGTCCATGACAAGAGACATCCGGCGGGATGTATTTGCGAAGGTTCAGACTTTCTCACACAGCGAAATGAACCAGATCGGAGTAGCATCCTTGATTACCAGGACGAACAATGATGCTTTTCAGATTATGATGTTTATGAATATCATTCTGAGGACTGCGCTGCTGACTCCCGTGATGATTGCGGTGAGCTTTACTTTGACGATCACGACGTCACTGAAGCTTTCTCTTATTATACTTTCTACAGTTCCGATTATCATTGGCGGGGTTGTTCTAGTAGGAAAAATTTCTCAGCCGATCAGTGAGAGACAGCAGGCGTCTTTGGACAATCTTAACCGGATATTCCGAGAAAATTTGACAGGAATTCGTGTCATTCGCGCATTTAACAATGACCAGCATGAGACCCAGCGCTTTGATGCGGAAAATGTACATTTTATGCGCCAGTCTAAGAGATTGTTTAAACTCATGACGTCTACGGAGCCTGTGTTTTTCTTTTTGATGAATTTGGCGGTGATTGCGATCTATTTCGTGGCGAGTTACATGATTGACTCCAGTTCGTTACAGATTGGAAAGTTGGTTGCTTTCATGGAGTATCTGTTCCATGCGATGTTCTCGGTGATGTTGTTCTGTCTGGTATTTATGATGTATCCGAGAGCCAATGTCTCTGCGAAAAGGATTCTGAAGGTACTGAACACGGAGACCACGATACATAACCAGCCGAAGAATATGGAGCCTGATGAGAAAGGAAGCATTCAGTTTGAACATGTGACTTTTGTCTATCCAGATGGAGAAGAGGCAGTGTTGAAAGACCTCTCTTTTACAGTGAAAGAAGGTCAGACCGTGGCATTTATCGGAAGTACCGGTTCAGGAAAAAGTACGTTGGTTCAGCTGATTCCCAGATTCTATGATGTCAGCGAAGGACGAGTGCTTGTGGACGGAGTGGATGTCAGAGATTGGGATTTGGGCAGACTTCGAGACCGGATTGGTTTTGTGGCTCAGAAGGCGAACCTTTTTAGCGGAACGATAGAAGAGAACATTCGGTTTGGTAAAGAAAGCGCCACGATGGATGAGGTCATCCACGCGGCTAAGGTGGCCCAGGCATATGATTTCATTATGGAAAAACCAAAGCAGTTTCAGGAGAAGATCGTAGAAGGCGCCACAAATGTTTCGGGAGGACAGAAACAGAGGCTGTCTATTGCCAGAGCTCTGGTGAGAAAACCAGAAATTTATATCTATGACGACTCTTTTTCCGCGTTGGATTTTAAAACAGATGCGGCACTGCGAAGGGAGCTGAAAAAGGAAGTAGACCGGCAGATGGTGTTGATTGTGGCGCAAAGAGTTTCGACGATTATGGATGCAGACCAGATTATTGTGCTGGATGAGGGCAGAATCGTGGGCTGTGGAACTCACAAAGAGCTGTTGAAGAGCTGCCGGATTTACCATGAGATAGCAGCTTCTCAGCTCAGCGAGGAGGAATTGGAGTATGAATAGGAAGATTGGGTGGAGACAGTGTATGAGGGAACTTCTGAAGTTTGTCCGCCCTTACAAGGGAAAATTTCTTGTCGGTCTCGGTGCGATTGTGTTGGCGACGGGGTTGTACGCAATTAACCCCACGATAGAGGGAGCAGTGACGACGCAGTTGGCCCATGATGCAGCGGGGATCTTAGAGGGAGTCACTGGGGCCAGGGTGCATTTTGACTTGGTGTTTCGGATTTTGCTGATTCTTGGACTCTGTTATTTGATGCGCGCGCTTTCTCAGTTAGTGTCGGCGTTTTTCCTGACCAATGCAATACAGCAGATTATGCATGACCTGAGAAACGCTCTTCAAAAAAAGATACAGAGACTTCCAGTGAGGTATTTTGACGATCATGCTTTCGGGGATGTGCTCAGCTGTGTCACCAACGATGTGGATACTTTAAGCAATGCCTTGCAGCAGACTTTGGCTAAAGTACTGACGGGTGTTCTTACTTTTGTGCTGGCGGTAATCATGATGTTTCGAATCAACGTGGTCATGACGTTGGTGGCGCTGCTGATTATACCGTTGACCTATCTGATTACTCGAACGTTCGTGAAACGTTCCCAGAAGTTGTTTGATTTGCAGCAGAAGACCGTGGGAGAGCTGAATGGGACCATCACGGAGCTGTACGGAGGCTTCAATGAGATTTTGCTGTATAACAAGCAGGAAGCCGCGGTGGAGAAATTTCAGGATGTGAATGAACGTATGGGAAAGGCCGCATTTCGGGCCCAGTTTGTGTCTTCTCTGATCTCACCGTGTATCTCGTTGGTTACCTATCTGATCATCGGAGCTTCCGCAGTACTAGGATGTATCTTTGTAATTCAGGGCAGTATTCAAGTTGGAAATTTACAGGCGTTTATCCGTTATATCTGGCAGATTAATGACCCTCTCTCCCAGGTATCTCAACTCTCAGCTCAGGTACAGTCAGCGTTTTCGGCCATGGGGCGTATTTTCACCTTGTTGTCCGAGGAGGAAGAAGAGCAGAAGGGAAAAGTAGCTCTGGAGCTGTCCAAGGTCAAAGGGAATGTGACTTTTGATCACGTTCGCTTCGGTTACCAGGATGATAAGATTCTGATGGATGATGTGAGTTTCGAGGTGCGTCAGGGGCAGACAGTCGCTTTGGTGGGACCCACCGGTGCGGGAAAAACTACTTTGATGAATCTGCTTTTGCGATTTTACGATGTCCAGGGAGGTTCCATTCAGATTGATGGTGTAGATGTACGGGATATGGACAGAGAGAAGCTAAGAGAGCTGTTTTCCTTGGTACTTCAGGATACCTGGCTGTTTAGTGGAAGTATCTATGAAAATATCCGTTATGGTAGACTGGGAGCCCGCAAAGATGAAGTGATAGAGGCAGCGAAGATGGCGAACGTTCACCATTTTATCCGAACGTTGAGCCATGGGTATGACTCCATGATTAATGAGGAGGGTAATAACATTTCCCAGGGCGAGAAGCAACTTCTGACGATAGCCAGGGCAATCTTAAAAGATCCGCAGATTCTGATACTGGATGAGGCTACTTCTTCAGTGGACACTCGTTTGGAGAGGCTACTTCAGGAGGCAATGCACAGGGTGATGAAGGGACGGACTTCTTTCGTCATTGCCCATCGTCTGTCTACAATCCGGGATGCGGATTTGATACTAGTGATTGAGAATGGCAATATCGTGGAACAGGGAACACATGAGTCTTTGTTGGAGAAAAAAGGAGTCTATGAACGTCTATACCATTCTCAGTTTTCCGGTCAGAGTGTGGATGAGAGCTGGAATGCAGAATGACTGAAATAGAGCGTTGCCATTTTATGGAAGAGAGTATAAAATTAGAGGGGGAAGAGACTGCCGGTGGATGGGGGAGCGGCCGCTGTCGTCTCTGAATATCAAAGTGTGCAGGAAAAACTGCCGAGGCAAATTTCTGCATCAGAAGGATGTGCTCTCTGAGTGTGAGAACGTTCCGAGAGTACGGTTGTAAAATCGGAGGTAGGAAAGATGCGTTTGGAAAAAGTGCAGGATGCATTGAAGAGAAAAAAGATTGAGTATTCTTATACGGAAGAAGATGGTTGTGGAAGCATTGACTTCATGTTTCGGGGCGTTCGCTATCACGTATGGGAGTATGAGGACAATGGCTGGGGTGTTGAGGCAAACCTGAGAAATGCAGGAAGAAGTGAGGAGATCGAGGGAGATTATGATACAATTCTCTCAGAGGAGATTCTCTCCTGGCCAGATATGATTTCATAAAATACGGCAGCGTAAAAAATGGAGCAGTCACTCAGAATTTGATGAGAGACTGCTCCGCTTTTACGTGATAATCCCAACGGTTCGCTCATTCCGAAGTAGGAAAACCTTCAGAATAGTGCAGTTCTCCGTCTTCGTCCACGAACACTCCGCAGACACCTTCCAGACTGTCTAAAAGAGCAATGCCGTCTTTTAGTCCGAGGGCGAAACAGGCTGTACTCAGTCCATCGCCTTCCACTGAGGTAGAAGAAAGAATAGAGACTGAGGTCAGCCCATTATTATAAGGCATTCCCGTTTTGGGATTTAAAATATGGTGATACAGGGTTCCATTTGACTCAAAATATCTCTCGTAAATTCCGGAAGAGACTACGGAAAGATCATCCACGTCCACGGACAAAAGTACCTCGTTGCGCTGAGCAAAGGGTTTTTGGATACCGACAGAAAAGGGTTTTCCATCGGTATGTCCGCCGATACAAAGCACGTTGCCTCCCAGATTGATGGTCGCACTGGTGACGCCTTGTTCCTCTAAATAGTCTTTGAGACGGTCGGCAATATAACCTTTTGCAATGGCACCCAAGTCTAGTTGCATTTCAGGTTGGAGAAAACGGATTTCCTGCCCGTTAAGCTGTACCTGTCTGTAATCTACTAGGGGCAGTTTTTGTTGAAGCTCTTTTGCGCCGGGAATCTGCGGATTTTCGCTGGTGAAATCCCACAGAGAGCTGACAGGGCCTATCGTGGGGTCAAAGGCACCCTGGGATAGCTCAGCGTACTTTAAGCTTTCCTGGATCAGTTCAGCTAATTCTTTAGAAATATGAGAGACTCCGTCTTTATCTTCTAGTTCACCATGGTTCAGTTTATAAAGTTCACTTTCTGGGGAAGTGCGGCTGAAGATCTGCTCATATTTTTGGCAGAGCTTTTCGCACTCCTGCAAAAGCTGTTGATCTTGGGAATCATAGATGGCAATTGTGATTACCGTATTCAGTTGGAAGGTAGTCAAAGAAATAGGCTGTTTGGAGCCGGAAGTCTGGCATCCGCTCAGACAGAGTAGGACCAGAATGAAAAAGATGCAGACCGCACGGCTAAAAATTATATTTTTTAGTTTCAATATTCTAATCTCCCATGTTGTATACTGTTTTCCTCAAGAGGCCACTTACCGTGGAGGGCATACTTATTGTAAAGCCGACGGTTTATTCCTGTCAACTCTGTTATAACAGGAATATGGATAGTATCAGTTCAGTCATATAGTGTACGGGAAGCATAAAACATACTTGTATGTTTTTGCGAGCGGATATCTGTATAAGCTGAGCGCCTTTCCATGAGTAAAACGGTGGCGTTAGCCACGATAAGCACGCAGTGCGGT
Proteins encoded in this window:
- a CDS encoding ABC transporter ATP-binding protein, whose translation is MNRKIGWRQCMRELLKFVRPYKGKFLVGLGAIVLATGLYAINPTIEGAVTTQLAHDAAGILEGVTGARVHFDLVFRILLILGLCYLMRALSQLVSAFFLTNAIQQIMHDLRNALQKKIQRLPVRYFDDHAFGDVLSCVTNDVDTLSNALQQTLAKVLTGVLTFVLAVIMMFRINVVMTLVALLIIPLTYLITRTFVKRSQKLFDLQQKTVGELNGTITELYGGFNEILLYNKQEAAVEKFQDVNERMGKAAFRAQFVSSLISPCISLVTYLIIGASAVLGCIFVIQGSIQVGNLQAFIRYIWQINDPLSQVSQLSAQVQSAFSAMGRIFTLLSEEEEEQKGKVALELSKVKGNVTFDHVRFGYQDDKILMDDVSFEVRQGQTVALVGPTGAGKTTLMNLLLRFYDVQGGSIQIDGVDVRDMDREKLRELFSLVLQDTWLFSGSIYENIRYGRLGARKDEVIEAAKMANVHHFIRTLSHGYDSMINEEGNNISQGEKQLLTIARAILKDPQILILDEATSSVDTRLERLLQEAMHRVMKGRTSFVIAHRLSTIRDADLILVIENGNIVEQGTHESLLEKKGVYERLYHSQFSGQSVDESWNAE
- a CDS encoding metallophosphoesterase family protein, translating into MKRVGIISDTHDVLRCEVKEILKGCDAVIHGGDITTEEVLEEIRRLGNVYVVRGNNDWRFREKLQKSLRFEIEGVRFFLTHDKRDVSRRLEDVDVVIFGHSHKYYQETIDGRLWLNPGACGRPRFGLGLTMAVMEIEEGQFQVEKISLDSVKKRLFEDPRKGILR
- a CDS encoding ABC transporter ATP-binding protein, encoding MKLILHYMKRYKRLLFLNIVAVFGFALVELGIPTIISDMIDQGVMRQDETYLMQMGLKIAVISVIGVCGTILLGYCCAKISTSMTRDIRRDVFAKVQTFSHSEMNQIGVASLITRTNNDAFQIMMFMNIILRTALLTPVMIAVSFTLTITTSLKLSLIILSTVPIIIGGVVLVGKISQPISERQQASLDNLNRIFRENLTGIRVIRAFNNDQHETQRFDAENVHFMRQSKRLFKLMTSTEPVFFFLMNLAVIAIYFVASYMIDSSSLQIGKLVAFMEYLFHAMFSVMLFCLVFMMYPRANVSAKRILKVLNTETTIHNQPKNMEPDEKGSIQFEHVTFVYPDGEEAVLKDLSFTVKEGQTVAFIGSTGSGKSTLVQLIPRFYDVSEGRVLVDGVDVRDWDLGRLRDRIGFVAQKANLFSGTIEENIRFGKESATMDEVIHAAKVAQAYDFIMEKPKQFQEKIVEGATNVSGGQKQRLSIARALVRKPEIYIYDDSFSALDFKTDAALRRELKKEVDRQMVLIVAQRVSTIMDADQIIVLDEGRIVGCGTHKELLKSCRIYHEIAASQLSEEELEYE
- a CDS encoding MarR family winged helix-turn-helix transcriptional regulator; translation: MIVPNFKDGDAMNWETEMLISGNAYKRVYEKRLEGLKSKYGLKRIDLDILYFLCRYRQRNTSKEITEQNQYTKGHVSQSIERLVKKGLVRTMPDEADRRCLRIIPEESAEAVYAKMHQVREQMFGDIFRGISQKDIGAFERVSQKVYENMHEEV
- a CDS encoding FAD:protein FMN transferase translates to MKLKNIIFSRAVCIFFILVLLCLSGCQTSGSKQPISLTTFQLNTVITIAIYDSQDQQLLQECEKLCQKYEQIFSRTSPESELYKLNHGELEDKDGVSHISKELAELIQESLKYAELSQGAFDPTIGPVSSLWDFTSENPQIPGAKELQQKLPLVDYRQVQLNGQEIRFLQPEMQLDLGAIAKGYIADRLKDYLEEQGVTSATINLGGNVLCIGGHTDGKPFSVGIQKPFAQRNEVLLSVDVDDLSVVSSGIYERYFESNGTLYHHILNPKTGMPYNNGLTSVSILSSTSVEGDGLSTACFALGLKDGIALLDSLEGVCGVFVDEDGELHYSEGFPTSE